The window CTCCTTCAAATCGCCCTAAAGAAATTGAAATATGTGTAATAAATTGTTAATATTCAAAAATCATGTGTAAAAATAGTaacaaaaatataaacatttattgGTTCAGTAGATCAAAAGACTACCCCTTTGATGCGAAAATAATTGTGCATCATTTGTATACGTGTAGCAGATTCAAATAGATCATATATTAATTCCTATATCTCTCAATCCCTATTAACATTTATTCATATTTATACTTTCCCATTTGATGGAAAGTAAAGAGTTTACAATGCTTGGCCCTCTTTTGTTGACACATTGCCGACGGTAGTAGGAGTACACCCTTCACGTCAACATGACCATTTACCAAGACATTATCACCTAGCCTCATTGGGGACCATGATTGGGATATGCAGGCCGCGGGATCAATAGATGGTACAACGGAGGGGAGTGCTTCCCTCCCAGCTGTCGTGCGGGGTGAAACAGGACACGATCAAGATGCGGCGTCCGTTGTCATACTCTCGCTATCAtcactccctctctcctccctatcTCACCAAGACATAGGTGACATCCAGAGTTAAGAAATATCTTGATGGTTAACATGTACCGGTGAGCCCCAAATATCTTCCCTGCTCTGTATGTAGTACATATTATAATCTCTAAAAGGAATCTTATTTTTTATTGAAGTAATTATTATATCAGATAATGTATTTGTATCAACAAATAACAGCAAGTTGTAATCGGCGCACGTCTAGCAACTTCGGGTCTGTGCAGCACAACATCTAGCACCTACTACTGTCTACTACCCACCGCCCACTACGCATTGTGCTGCGTGCCCCTTATCCACGAGGACACATACATCGCGCCATTCGTCCCCTCATGTTCTCCATCCACCGGACGCTTGCTTCCTTGGCCCCCTCTCTATCCGGTGCACGCCGAACGGCTTGGCACGAACATTAAACTCATGTGTAACAACAAACAACGGCATGTAATTATAAATCGGTGCTCATATAGAACATTTTCTTTGCAGTTGATAGCACACAAAAATTATAATGGCCAACATAAAACAATTCAAGTTCATCAAATCGCGCCAATCTAATGTAAATCCTACAAATCAAATCGATAATTAAGAATAAGCAGATCCTGAGATCAAGGAGACCATGGACGGGAGTATGTGCTCAAGAAAAAGAAGCATCCAGAAACATTTAATATCAGTATAACGGATGCTACATTTTTAGAACGTTGGCAGAGGCTAGAGCTACCATCCCGACAGTCTGTTGCTACATATACTAATATCAATATTTAAATACAGCAATAATATAACTTACGTGGCATCACCAAAAAAATACTACAACAAAAGGGCATGGGGTAAAAAAACATGGTCCACAATCATCGACTGGAAATATAAATCAATCCAGCAGCTTCTGGTCGGTGTGCAATCAATAAAAAATAGACAAAAATCCCCATCGGAGAGCTCCCTTATCCACACAGCACTGCTCGTGCTCGTCATCAATCCACGCCCCCATCAGCGCTGCTCTCTCCTCTTCTCCGCCCCGGCCCCAGTTCCATCCGTGCCACACCCCCCATCTCTCTTCCCTCCTCCTGTCCTCCGCACGGACCGTGGCGCCAGATCGAGGTAAGGGCCCTGCCTCCTCCAACCGCGCGCAAGTAGGCCAAGCCGatgcccgccccctccctctcttccccttctctctctaatctctcccaCACGTTTTCTTTAGGGAGCCTGGCAACGGAGGTCGCCGCCTCTCCGTCTCGATCCGTCGGCTGCTAGATCCGACTGCGTGGCCCGCTGGTGCCCTCCAGGGACCCCCAGACCCCGCGTCAGTGAGGACAGCCAtggatgggccccctggagctcttcTGCCGTCGCCCGATCTGGCCGCCCGCCCAGTCGCCGGACCGTGCTCCGGATCCGGCCAACAGCATCGCCTCCGACTCGATTCAGACGCCCACAACctccctccgccacctgcgccatgCATGCCCCCAGGTCCGACCGATCCTGCGCGGCTCATCCTCACTGCTTTTCTTTTGAGTGAACCTCTCTGCTTCTTTTTGGCTCGCAGCTCGCAAGGAGGCCAGGCACCTCGTCCAACTGATGCACCGGCGGCGCGTATCGGCGTGGGGGTGAGCCGGTGACACACATCGGCATATTTCTTTTTCTCTCTTGTCAGTACCGCTTCGGGTTGACTTATAATAGTACTGCGGGTTGAATACCCAAAACagcagggggttttctgtaaaaatgCCGACGACGTACGTTCTCTCGGTCTCTCTCTCTTTTCGTCTTCTCCGCTGTACGTCGCCCGACCTCCAAATTAACCACTCCCGCCGTCGCGATTTGAGCCACCGCCGGCATGGTTGCCGTCTTCCCCGAACTCCGCCATGCATGCCAGCTCCTCCTCTCTCTGCGGTCCGCCCACGACCGCGCTCACCGCCGCTGGATACCGTCTACCTCGCCACCGACAAGCTAGGGTAAAAAGCTAACtttttctttgtttgtttttgCAGACGTGACGTGCGGTACGGACGACAAAGCGACGACCACCGCGGACACCCATGCATGCATCAGGCCTCCCCCGGGCCTGAGCCACGCCGGCCTACAACACCGACGGTGACCATGCCCCGGCTCGCCGAGAAACGCACAAGGTAGATAAAGCTGGCATCTTTGTGCATCGATCCGCGCCGCGCCCAACGTACGTCCTCGCGACCGTCCTTTCTCCGACGAAACTCCAAGTCGCCCGGGCTCTTGCTCCTTCACCCAACCAAGAAACTGACTGCCACCGTCCTTCATGGTTGCCGTCTTCTTCCTCGCCTCCTTCCCATGTGTGGTGTAGTTTGACCTACTCTTGGCGTATATAGCTCCACCGTCTTTGACGTACTCTTGGTGTATATAGCTCCACCGTCTCTCGTCTGCGCTAGCTCCAGGTCATGCATGGACGGCGGACATGCCCCGGCCGGTTCGTCATCGACGCCGGCGCCGAGGAACAACACAACACGTACGTACGAGTACGCCGCCGGCGTCGATCGGCATTTCCAAAGATGCATGCATGCCAGCTCCTGACCCACGCACG is drawn from Triticum dicoccoides isolate Atlit2015 ecotype Zavitan chromosome 4A, WEW_v2.0, whole genome shotgun sequence and contains these coding sequences:
- the LOC119283671 gene encoding uncharacterized protein LOC119283671, with translation MPPRRWGSSGYRGIREHPNGWYSAEIRSGDVRLGLGSFRSAYEAARAQKSPSESSLIHTALLVLVINPRPHQRCSLLFSAPAPVPSVPHPPSLFPPPVLRTDRGARSREPGNGGRRLSVSIRRLLDPTAWPAGALQGPPDPASVRTAMDGPPGALLPSPDLAARPVAGPCSGSGQQHRLRLDSDAHNLPPPPAPCMPPARKEARHLVQLMHRRRVSAWG